In Legionella lytica, one genomic interval encodes:
- a CDS encoding alpha/beta hydrolase family protein, translating into MLDHLQLAILSKQVYYKNEIKLGDWQRIFWNSADGLGVAVYQNNKNEMVIAFRGPDASTLSDLIANIKTIVPMLWGNKPNTLASAKQLVEETRNQRGVFIRLCEFIRTQAHNQLYLTGYSLGGVLAGLVGYELLKEKGKNYVVVTFENPGYAQYIEQEDRARYAQDFQARYFTYLTNPNLINTFNNHIGTIYRVKLKAYNNDLVSQGNYYIRRGMECVIDDFLRFMLLACALNALGIVFYGQEIIPLSFFYVLNQLMENTGKFLPISEFDTHNFLALFISVLGAVSYRAGMQLIDKMVMSILKKHPLDGIILELSKMQGKNNIYTIEQWPRSGQYMRHQAQHLLTWLNPQGHSSVVNLPNLDRVEEENILAMPGYKQK; encoded by the coding sequence ATGCTTGATCATTTGCAGCTCGCAATTCTTAGTAAACAAGTCTATTACAAAAATGAGATAAAATTAGGCGATTGGCAACGCATTTTCTGGAACAGTGCCGATGGGCTAGGTGTTGCTGTTTATCAGAATAATAAAAATGAAATGGTTATTGCCTTTCGAGGCCCGGATGCGAGTACGCTAAGTGATCTTATTGCCAATATTAAAACCATTGTTCCTATGCTTTGGGGAAATAAACCCAACACCCTGGCCTCAGCCAAACAGCTGGTAGAAGAAACCCGTAATCAACGTGGGGTATTCATACGATTGTGTGAGTTTATTCGCACCCAAGCGCATAATCAATTGTATTTAACGGGCTATTCTTTAGGTGGGGTTTTAGCAGGGCTTGTTGGTTATGAATTACTTAAAGAGAAAGGGAAAAACTATGTGGTTGTGACCTTTGAAAACCCTGGTTATGCTCAATATATTGAACAAGAGGATAGAGCGCGTTACGCTCAGGACTTTCAGGCACGATATTTTACCTACCTCACTAATCCAAATTTAATTAATACCTTTAATAATCATATAGGCACTATTTATCGGGTTAAACTCAAAGCGTATAACAATGATTTAGTTTCACAAGGAAATTATTATATTCGTCGAGGCATGGAATGTGTCATTGATGATTTCTTGCGTTTTATGTTGCTCGCCTGTGCTTTAAATGCCTTAGGTATCGTATTTTATGGCCAAGAGATTATTCCACTTAGTTTTTTTTATGTGCTTAATCAATTGATGGAAAATACCGGTAAATTCTTACCTATTTCTGAATTTGATACTCATAATTTTCTCGCGCTATTTATTAGCGTGTTGGGAGCTGTGAGTTATCGTGCTGGAATGCAGCTTATCGATAAAATGGTCATGAGTATTTTAAAAAAACATCCCTTGGATGGAATTATTTTAGAGTTATCTAAGATGCAAGGAAAAAATAATATTTATACTATCGAGCAATGGCCTCGGAGTGGACAATATATGAGGCATCAGGCTCAGCATCTTTTAACGTGGCTAAATCCGCAAGGGCATTCTAGTGTGGTAAATCTCCCTAATTTAGATCGAGTAGAGGAAGAAAATATTCTAGCTATGCCAGGCTATAAGCAAAAATAA